One Catenulispora sp. EB89 genomic window, CCACCTCCTCCAGCGTGAACGTGCCCTGATACGAGCGCAGTACCGCCGCGCCGAACCGGATCGACACCTCACGCCTCCCGAGGCCGGTGCACGACGAACGGCCGGAGGTTTCCGTAGAAGCCCCAAGGCCCGCCCGCGACCCCGACGCCGCTGTCCTTGATGCCCGCGAACGGTTGGGCGAGGGAGAGCTCGCCGTGGTGGTTGATCCAGGCCGTCCCGCATTCGAGCCGCTCGGCCACCGCTTCGGCCCGGTCGAGATCGGTTCCCCACACCGAGCCGCCGAGCCCGAAGCCGGTGTCGTTGGCCGCTTCGACAGCCTCGTCAATACTCTGATATGCGAGCACTGGCAGCACCGGACCGAACTGCTCCTCGGTCACCACCGGGCTCCCGGCTGGGACGTCGGCCAGGATGGTCGGGGCGAAGAAATAGCCCGGCCGGTCGATCCGGCGCCCGCCGGCCACGGCGCGGGCGCCGTCGGCCAGGGCTCGGGCCGTGTAGCGCTCGACGCGGGCGAGCTGGAGGGCGTTGTTGATCGGGCCCAGCTGCGATCCGGCCTCCAGGCCCGGCCGCACGACGGTGCTCTTGGCGCGCTGCGCGAGGGCTTCGACGACCTCGGCGTAGCGCCGGGCCGGGGCGTAGACGCGCTTGACCGCCATGCAGATCTGCCCGCAGTTGCGGAACGCCGCCCAGAACAGGCGGTCCGCGATCTGCTCCACGTCCACGTCGTCGAGCAGGATCGCGGCGTCGTTACCGCCCAGCTCCAGCGTGACCCGGGCGAGTGCGGAGGCCGCGCCGCGCGCCACGGCGCGGCCGGTGGGAATCGAGCCGGTGAAGGTGACGTGGCGGATTCCCGGGTGGGAGGCGAGGCGGTCGCCGAGGGGTTCGCGGCCGGTGACGATGGTGAGCACGTCCTCGGGCAGGGCCTGGGCGAGGACCGATCCCAGCATCCTGGTGGCCAGCGGCGTGAACGGGGAGGGTTTGAGCACCACGGTGTTGCCCGCGGCGAGCGCGGGGGCGAACTTCGCTGAGGCGAGTTGGAGCGGGAAGTTCCACGGGACGATCGCGGCGACCGGTCCGAGCGGCCGCCAGCGGACCTCGCTGTGGACCGGCCGGCCGTCCGCGATCGGCTGGGTCTCCGGGCGGAGCGTGGCGAAGTAGCGCAGGCGGGCCGCTGTGCGGGCGACTTCCGCGTACGACTCGGGCAGCGGCTTGCCCTGCTCCCGGGTGAGCAGCGGAGCGAGGTCGGGCGCAGCGTCCTCCACGGCGTCGGCTGCCGCGAGCAGGGCGGCCGCGCGGGCGTCTGGGTCGGCCCGCCACTCGCGCCAGGCCTCATGGGCCCGCTCGACGATCGCGTCCAGTTCCTCAGGGGACTGATCCGGCGCCTCGTCGAAGGGTTCGCCGGTCGCGGGATCGAGGACTGCGAAGCTGCCGCTGCCGCCGCGGGCCTTGTGCGGGCGGCGGTTGGGCTGGGTCGTCGGCATCGGCGGCGTCGTCGGCATCGTCGGCATGCCCGCGGCTCAGATCCCGGCGGCGAGGGTCGTCTGTTCCTGTCTGTGCCGGTCCATCTCGGCGCGGAAAGCCGCCACGAGGTGCGGTTGGATCCGTCCGGTGGTGCGGTCGCCGCGCTCGCACACGGCTCCGCGCACGCCGA contains:
- a CDS encoding aldehyde dehydrogenase family protein, with translation MPTTQPNRRPHKARGGSGSFAVLDPATGEPFDEAPDQSPEELDAIVERAHEAWREWRADPDARAAALLAAADAVEDAAPDLAPLLTREQGKPLPESYAEVARTAARLRYFATLRPETQPIADGRPVHSEVRWRPLGPVAAIVPWNFPLQLASAKFAPALAAGNTVVLKPSPFTPLATRMLGSVLAQALPEDVLTIVTGREPLGDRLASHPGIRHVTFTGSIPTGRAVARGAASALARVTLELGGNDAAILLDDVDVEQIADRLFWAAFRNCGQICMAVKRVYAPARRYAEVVEALAQRAKSTVVRPGLEAGSQLGPINNALQLARVERYTARALADGARAVAGGRRIDRPGYFFAPTILADVPAGSPVVTEEQFGPVLPVLAYQSIDEAVEAANDTGFGLGGSVWGTDLDRAEAVAERLECGTAWINHHGELSLAQPFAGIKDSGVGVAGGPWGFYGNLRPFVVHRPREA